In Cystobacter fuscus DSM 2262, the DNA window CGGAGGTGCTCGTCCTGGGACAGCAGGAGCATCACCTGGGTGCTCGCGGTCCGAGTGCCCTGGTTGCAGACGGTGACCTGGGCGGTGAGGGGTTGGCCGAAGTCCACGCTGGTGGGGCCCTTGACCGAGGAGATGACGAAGTCCGCCTCATACCCCACGCCCAGCACGTAGCCCGGGTGGGTGTTGTTGTCCGTGCGCAGCTCCTCGGGGGCGTAGTACGGGTCCAGCACGGCGCCCAGGTGGAAGGCACGCACGTCGGGCGTGTTCGTGGGCGGCGGATAGATGCTGCTGGAGGAGATGGGCACCGTGGTGCACTGGCCGGGGGCCAGCGGCGGCACCGGTGCGTCATTCACGATCTGGTCCTCGGGCGGCATGGGCGGAGAGGGGAGGCGGAGGTGCTCGTCCTGGGACAGCAGGAGGAACACGCGGGTGCCCCGGGCTCGGGTGCCCTGGTTGCAGACGGTGACCTGGGCGGTGAGGGGCTGGCCATGGTCCACGCTGGCCGGGCCCTTGACCGAGGAGATGACGAAGTCCGGCGCAGACCCCATGCCCAGCACGTAGCCCGGGTGGGTGTTGTTGTCCGTGCGGAGTTCCTCGGGGGCGTAGTACGGGTCCACCACGGCACCCAGGTGGAAGGCGCGCACGTCGGGCGGGCTCATGGGCGGCGGATAGATGCTGCTGGAGGAGATGGGCACCGTGGCGCACTGGCCGGGGGCCAGCGGCGGCACCGGTGCGTCACCCACGACCTGGTCCTCGGGAGGCATGGACGGAGAGGGGAGGCGGATGTGCTCGTCCTGGGACAGCAGGAGGAACACGCGGGTGTCCCGGATGCGGGTGCCCTGGTTGCAGACGGTGACCTGGGCGGAGAGGGGCTGGCCTTGCTCCACGCTGGCCGGACCCTTGACCGAGGAGATGACGAAGTCCGGCGCATACCCCACGCCCAGCACGTAGCCCGGGTGGGTGTTGTTGTCCGTGCGGAGTTCCTCGGGGGCGTAGTACGGATCCACCACGGCGCCCAGGTGGAAGGCACGCACGTCGGGCGTGCTCGGGGGCGGCGGATAGATGCTGCTGGAGGAGATGGGCACCGTGGCGCACTGGCCGGGGGCCAGCGGCGGCACCGGCGCGTCACCCACGACCTGGTCCTCGGGAGGAGTGGAGGGCGAGGGCAGGCGCAGGTGCTCGTCCTGGGACAGCAGGAGGAGCACGCGGGTGTCCCGGGCGCGGGTGCCCTGGTTGCAGACGGTGACCTGGGCGGAGAGGGGCTGGCCGTAGTCCACGCTGGCCGGGCCCTTGACCGAGGAGATGACGAAGTCCGGAGCATACCCCACGCCCAGCACGTAGCCCGGGTGGGTGTTGTTGTCCGTGCGCAGCTCGGAGGGATCGTTCGGGTTCAACATGGCGCCCAGGTGGAAGGCGCGCACGTCGGGCGTGCTCGGGGGCGGGGGGTAGATGTTGCCGGAGATGGACACCGTGGTGCATTGGCCGGGAGCGAGCGGAGGCACCTGCGTGCCACCCACGAAGGCGTCCTCGGGAGGACCGGAGGGAGGGGGGACGAGGAAGTGCTCGTCCTCGGACAGCACGAGGGCCACGGAGGTATCGCGGGTGCGGGTGCCCTGGTTGCAGACGGTGACCTGGGCGGTGAGGGGCTGGCCATGCTCCACGCTGGCGGGGCCCTTGACCGAGGAGATGACGAAGTCCGGCGCAGACCCCACGCCCAGCACGTAGCCCGGGTGGGTGTTGTTGTCCGTGCGCAGCTCCGAGGGGTCGTTCGGGTCCAGCACGGCGCCCAGGTGGAAGGCGCGCACGTCGGGCGTGCTCGAGGGCGGCGGATAGATGCTGCTGGAGGAGATGGACACCGTGGCGCACTGGCCGGGGGCGAGCGGAGGCACCGGTGCGTCACCCACGGGCTGATCCTCGGGAGGCGCGGAGGACGAGGGGAGGCGGATGTTCTCGTCCGCGGACAGCACGAGGAACACGTGGTTGCCGGAGGGGCGGGTGCCCTGGTTGCAGACGGTGACCCGGGCGGTGAGGGGCTGGCCGTGGTCCACGCTGGCGGGACCCGTCACCGAGGAGATGACGAAGTCCGGCGCAGACCCCACGCCCAGCACGTAGCCCGGGTGGGTGTTGTTGTCCGTGCGGAGTTCCTCGGGGAAGTAGTTCGGGTCCACCACGGCGCCCAGGTGGAAGGCACGCACGTCGGGTGTGCTCGGGGGCGGGGGATAGGCGTTGCCGGAGATGGACACGGTGGTGCACTGGCCGGGAGCGAGCGGAGGCACCGGGGTGCTACCCACGACCTGATCCTCGGGAGGCGCGGAGGGCGAGGGGAGGCGGAGGTGCTCGTCCTCGGACAGGAGGAGGGCCACGCGGCTGTCGTAGATCCGGGTGCCTTGGTTGCAGACGGTGACGCGGGCGGTCAGGGGCTGCCCGTGCTCCAGGCTGGTGGGACCCGTCACCGAGGTGATGACGAAGTCCGGCGCTTTCCCCACGCCCAGCAGGTAACCCGGGTGGGCGTTGTCCTCGACGAACTCGGGGATGGATTGGCTCGGGTCCACCACGGCGCCCAGGTGGAAGGCGCGCACGTTGGGCGTGTTCGTGGGCGGGGGGTAGATGTTGCCGGAGATGGACACCGTGGAGCACTGGCCGGGAGCGAGCCAGGGCACCGGCGCCTCACCCACGAAGCTGTCCTTGGTGGAAGAGGAGGGCGAGGGGAGGCGGATGTCCGCGTCCTCGGACAGGAGCAAGGCCACCTGGGTGCTCTCGCTCCGGGTGCCCTGGTTGCAGACGGTGACCCGGGCGGTGAGGGGCTGCCCGGGCTCCACGCTGGCGGGACCCTTCACCGAGGTGACGACGAAGTCCGCTTTGAAGCCGATGCCCACCGGCGCGCTGAAGCGCGTGTTGTTGCCCGGGTTCTCATCCCCGAGTGAATCGAGGCGTGCTCCCACATACCAGACACCGTTCGTGGGCACCTGGGCGGACATCCGCGTCGTCTGCCGTGAGCACTGCCCGGGAGCCAGATAGGGCAGGTAGAGCTGTCCCCCGGGCAGGTCCGTCTGCGGGGAGAAGACGGTGTCGGCGGAGAGGAACAACGCCGCCTGCGTGGAGCCTCCCTGTCCTCCTTGGTTGCACACCGTGGCCGCGACCTCGAAGGCGTCTCCCGGCAACACGCTGGAGGGAGCGTTCAACTCCGTCACCACGAAATCGGGTCCGGTGACCAGAGGGTTCGCGGCCTCACTCGCGCCCGCCGCGGAGGGCTCCGGCGTCTGGCATCCCAGGAGGGCCATCATGGAGAGGGCTCCCAGGCTCGCTTTCATCCTGCGTTCATCCATTGGTGTTCGCTCTTTCGACAGCATGGGGTAGTGCGGCTTCGGTCAGGGGCCGAGCCGCGAAGCGCCCGGGGGTGCGCGACAGCAGAATATTCTGTTTTGGGTCGAAAATCCTGAGTTCTTGGAAAGGTGGGTTTTTTCACGCGTGGTGAAGGGGCTCACCCGGTTCGGGGACGGAGGTTCGCGCCCGCGGGTCAGGCTCGGCTTCCGACGGAGTGGTTCGACTCCAATGCGTGCCGCGGCGGTCCCCAGGCTTCCCTCCGCCGCGAGCACCTTTTTTCGTCGTGGCTAACCTCGCGCTTTTTTTCGGCTCCGCGTGGGACAGGCGTCTCGTTTTCTCGTCCTTTGGGAGAACCCACGCTGGCGCTGAATTCCGGCGTTCACTCCGCGGAGATGCTCGTGACCAAGAAACTGACGCGTTCCTGGGTCGTTCCATTCGCCCTCCTGGGCCTGGCTGGATGTGCCAAGCCCGGTTCCGACGAAGCGCCCGCTCCCGCTTCCGGGGACGCTCACGCGACGGCGTGGGTGCCCGGGACGCCGGTGCCCGCCCAGGCGCATGCCGAGGGAACGGGGCACACGATGGAGATGGACTGGATCCGCCGGGACGGTTCGATCGATGACCTGACCGACCACTCGGCGTTGATCGTCAGCGGCCGGGTGGAGTCCACGCGCTACGACGTCGTCCGCGCCTGGGCGCAGTCCAAGGTGGAGGGGCAGCCTACCGGACCGGAGAGCGGCATCTACTCCGACCTTCCGGTGACCATCGCGACCGTGCGGATCGGCGACATCGCGCGCTCCTCGCAGGAGTTCAAGACCGCCTCGGGCGGCACGGTGGCGCAGGGCTCCACCGTGGAGATCATGTTCCCGGGCGGTCTGCTCTCCGACGGATGCACGATCGCGCCGCAGGACAGCTTGCTGCCGGCGGTGGGCGCCCAGGCGGTCTTCTTCCTCGTCCCGCCGGGGGGCACCAAGCCCCTGGCCACGCGCTCCATGGAGGGCCTCTACTCCGTGGTCGGCGGCCCGGTGGGCCAGTTCCAGGTGAAGGACGGCCTCATCCAGGACGCGGGCTCGCAGCGTCACGCCGCCGCGACCGAGGGATACGCCGGCAAGCCGGTCAGCGCGCTGCTCGAGCGGGTCGCGTCCCGCGCGAAGGCCGTCCAGTACCTGGGCCCCGACCTGCCCAGGCTGGCCATGTTGGATGAGCGCCCCTCACAGGGGCCGTCCGCCCAGAGCTGGTGCGGGATTCCGCTCTTCCCCCACAAGTGGTGCCGCAAGCCCACGAACATCACCTTCACGGACTACTCCAGCACGAAGTGGCCCGTCGGCGACGGCATGAACGAGTGGATGTACAACAACTACAACAACAGCCTGTACCTCCACTGGCGCGCCAGCGGCACGTCCGACGTCATGGTGTACGAGAACAACTACGGCGCCAATGGCTGGTACGGGTATGCGACCTACAACGCCGCCAGCGCTAGCTGCATGGCGAGCGCCATCATCCAGTTGAACACCTACTACTACTCGGGCTGGCACTACGGGAAGACGGTCTCGACCCACGAGATCGGGCACGTCCTCGGGCTCAATCACCACAGGGATTGCAACTCGATCATGTATTACAACCCCACCGCGTGTGCGGCCAACATCACGACCTGCGACATGCAGGCGGTGTCGGAGCGCTATCCGTACTGAGCGCGGTCTGATGACACGCTGAACCAAGCGCGCCTCCTGGCTCCTGGCCGCGGAGGCGCGCCTCGTGGCCCCGGCTCCGCCTCCGCTCGAAGCGAGCTCAAGAGTCCCTCACCCGCGCAATTGACGGGCTCGCATTCAAGCATCGCCGACGACTTGAACGCCGAATTGTTTGAGCATTTCGGCACACGAGCCGGACTGCTCATCGCCCTGTATCGAGACTATGACGAGCGACAGACCCTGGCGATGCGCGCCGCCCTGGAGACCAATGGACGGACGCTCGAGGACGTCGCGGGGATTGTCAGCGCCGCCTACATCGATTGCGTCCTGACTGCCGGACCCGAGTTCGGAGCCATCTTCGCGGCCCGCTCGGCCACTGAAGAAATGGAGGACTTCCGGCAATCCTTGCGAGACTCCTATGTCGCCGAGTATCGCGAGGCGTTCGCGCGCTTCGTGAAGCTTCCCCGCCAGGAGGGCCAGGTGCTGATGGAGGGCATCCTCGGCGCCTCGGAAGCCCTGGCGCAAGCCGCCGCCTCGGGGCGGACGTCGCGAGAGCAGGCCATCGCCGCGCTCTCGCGCATCATGCTCGGGGCGCTCAGCGCCCCGGACCGGCCGTGACTCCTCGCTGTGTGCTCGCCGGTCGTGCGGCGATCAATGCTCGTTGGAGCGGCAGGCGTGTCCCAATGCGCGGAGCACATGAAGTGCGGGAGAGCCACTAAACTGCGGCAGGCTCACCTCCACGCCCGGCGCCGTGAGGCGAAGGGCTCCCGGCGGTGGGGCCGGGGACATGACTCTCATGGGGGTGGCGTTCGGCGCGTGTCGGGCACGACCTCCGCGCTGCGTCACGGATTGATGGAGCCCTGAAGCGGCCAGAGCGCTTCCCGGAAATTGGCGGGCGCTCCACCTCTTGAGGCTCGGCAGTCAGGGCCCCATGCCTCCTATCCGCGATGCGCATGAATTTGCGACGCCCCCCCTACTGGTCAAGAATGTTTCCTTGACTTGAGTGAGGGGAAGCATCCACGGATGAGCCATCGCCGTCAAAGCACAACGCCTTCGCTCCCACTAAGCACGCTGGATGGAAGATCCTTCGGTCGTCCGGGGGACGAGTTCGAGGAGAATCTCGAGGGCAAGTGGATTCCCCAGGCGGACGACTACACCCGGATCATCGCGCTCGTGAAACGCATCGAGCAGGGTCTTTCCGTCGATGCGGAGGGACTTGGGATCGCCCCGCGGCAGGTGGATTACTACACCCAGGCCGCGCAGATTCTCGGTCTCGTCTCGGCGAAGAACCGGCTGCTCGCGGCGGGCCGGGCGCTGTTGTCTCTCCAGGATGATCCCACACGCCGTGCGCGGTTGGCACTCGCATTCGAGAACAGCCGATGCGGTCGCGCGTGGACAAAATGGTTTGGTGTGACCAGTCTGGCCGAGGTCAATCCCAAGAGCGCGACGGAATTCATCACCGCCAGAACTGACCTCGGCGGTGCAACCGTGGGCCGCCGTGCCTCCACGCTGGAGACGTGGATGGATGCCTGGATGTATTTCCATCCAGCGGTGCAGAAAGACCGCGATCCCGCGCAAGCCCGGAAAGCCCATGCCTTGGGACACACGGCGGTGCTGGATAGCGGTCAATCCCGGCTGGTTGTCCAGGCACTGGGTCCGGGAACGTCCTTGCTGCGATGCGCAACGGCTTACCTCTCCGTTGGAGGCTACGAGCTGCTCGTCGAACCGTTGAGAGAGGCGGAACTGCGTCTGCTTGTCGGCTCGGATTCAGCCTTCACGAGTGTCAGCCAAATCATCACGGACTTCCGCCGGAGCATCACGGAAGGGGTTCCGACGCTCGATAAAAAAGAAGCCATCCAGGATCTTCAGCGTGGCGTCGTCACCGGGCGGGTCAAGGTTCGGATTTTCGACCCACGCTACAAGCCACGACTTCATGCGAAGATATACATCTTCGATGAGTACGCGGCTTATGTCGCGTCCGCGAATCTCTCCAAGAGCGGTCTACAAACCAATATCGAGGGGGGATTCAGCGTCCGCGAGCCCGACGCCATCGCATACTACCGCAACCAGTTCGATTCCTTGTTCCAGAAAGGGGTGGAACTGACGCAAGAGGTGCTGCGTGAACTGGAGGAGAGCTGGGCCTTCGCGCCGCTGACGACGCCTTATCTCCTTTACCTTCGGGTATTGATTGAGCTGTTTCCAGGAGTTCCTGAACTCACCCGGGAGACGCAGCGGCGGCTCGCGGACTATCAAGAGTTGACGGTGGGCGCGGTGCTGCGCGCCCTGGTCGAACAGCGGGGGGCGCTGTTGATTTCTCCCACGGGCACAGGCAAGACGGTCATGGCCTGTTACGCCGCTAAGGTTCTGTTCTTGCGGCGGGATGTCCAGCGCATCATCGTCATCTGCCCGAATGCTCGGCTTCATCGAATGTGGGAGGAGGAGTTTCACCGCTTCGGGCTCCCGGTGAAGGTGGTGACGCATGGCATCGTCCAGGGCAAGGGAGCTCCTGCGGAAGGTCACGCAACTCGTCTTGGCCGGATTCATGGCGGCGCACGTGAAACGGATCTCGTCATCGTCGATGAGTGCCACGCCTTCAGGAACGTGCGAACGAATGGGTTCGAGAACCTGAACTCCCTGTTGGACCGACGCGAAGGCCCCGGCGTACCCCGTCTGCTGCTTCTCTCCGCGACGCCCATGAGCAGGGGCCTGGATGATCTGAACGCGCTGCTCCAATTGGTCTCCGAGCCTCCTCTGGAGAAAATCGAGGATCTCGTGAGCGCGCGCCGGGTCGTGAACATCACACTTCCCTTCATCATCAAGCGCTTCGGTATCAAGAAATCAGGCCATTCTGGAGGGGGGCTCCGGTTCGGGAATGAGGTAAGGTATTTTGGCCGGATTCAAGTTCGTACCCTGTCGTATCAGTCGCCTGCGGAGCAGGTGTTCGATCTCATCTCCAAGATGGACTTTCGTTTCCGGTGGCTTCCAGATGAGATGGAGGAATTGAGGGCGGCGGGTGACGTCGCATTCCCCCAGGGAGAGATCGTCGAATCAGCAGCATTCCTCAAGCTGCTCTTGCTGCGAAGAGCGGAAAGCAGTCCTGGAGCCATCAGGCAGACGATTGATCGCTTGTTGGCGTCGGACGAGAGCAGGTTGGCTCCTGAATCCCGGGAGGAACTCAATGCGAATCTGCGAGAACTGCGACGACTGACGCAATCCACTGTGAACGATACGAAGCTGACGGAACTCGTGCGTGTGCTCAAGGAGCGTGTTGGTCGGCGACGTGTGCTTGTCTTTTCGCTCTGGACGGATACGGTTGAGTATCTCGTGTCCGCGCTGTCCAGGGAGTTGCCTGGGGCGAAGATCGAGGCGTTGACGGGTAGACTCAACACGAAGGAGCGCGGGCGGTTGATTCGACGCTTCGCGCCATCCGCTCAGGGACGTTCGCGCCGCGTGAGACACGACGATATCGATGTTCTTGTCGCCACAGACGCCATCGCCGAGGGTGAAAACCTTCAGGATGCGGATGTCGTTGTCAATTACGATTTGCCGTGGACCCCTCTCTGTCTGATCCAACGGGTCGGGCGTGTGGATCGACCCACGAAGAAGCTGAGAGACATCGAGGTCTTGAACTTCTATCCAGAGAACGAGCTTTTCGAGCAGTTGTTGCAACTCCGGCGGAGATTGGAAGATCGCTCCAGGATGTACGAGAAGATGTCGCGGACTCAAGTCGTCGGAGAGACCGAGCGGAACCTCGCCCATGTGGATGAGAACGACATCGGGCTGATTTGCGAGTTCTACAAGTCCGCCGTCGACTTTGAGCGGATCCGCGAGAAGTGCACACGCGTGCCGACATCGGCGTATCTGCTCGACAGGGCAGGGGCGTCGAAGCGTGACGTGACTCGGGCCAGCTCACTGCCCATCGGTGTCTGTTCGTGTCGGAGCGGACCCCGGCCTGGAATCTTCGCGCTCCTGCGGATGGGGACAGAGTTGCGATGCGTCTTCTGGCCTGCGGACGGCGGTCCCCCCGAGGAGTCTCCTGGAAATCAGGCTCACGACTTGCTTCTCGAATACGTCCGGGTTTCTCCCGAGACAGCTCAGCTCGACGAACCATCCACCTTCAGGCAAGAACTCGAGGCCCTCGTCCAGCAATGGGCGGAGAACCACCGGCCGAAGGGTGATGAAGTCTCGGTCGTTTGCGCCGAGTCCATCGTGCCAAAGCGTACGGACATGCCTTGAGCGTGTCAGGGGCGATCATTCTCCAGCCCCGGCTCCGCCCCCGCTTGAGGAAGCGGCAGGCCGCGCTCCAGGCCCACGGCGAAGGCGAGTCTGCAGGGCGAGCGCGGCACCAATCAGCATGTGGGGCCCCACCGTGCTCGAGCCGGGCCAATGGTATCATGCCGCCGCGGTGTTCAAGCACAACGACAAGGTCTACCTCTATCTCAACGTTCGATGCGTCGAATCGCTGTCGAGCGGCTCTGGAACTTCCAGACTCCACCCTACGCCGATTTCCGCTGACTCAGCGCCACGCTTCCCAGGATCAGCGCGCCCGCGCTCAACATGGTGCCCGTCAGCGGCTCGCCCAGCATCAGCCAGGCCCAGGCCACGGCGAACAGCGGCACGAGGTAGGTGACGGTGACCGCGCGCGCCGCGCCGATGCGCTGGATGAGGCGGTAGTACAAGGTGTACGCGATGCCGGAGCAGATGACGCCGAGCGCCGCGGCCGACAGCCACGACACCGCCGGGATGGGATGCGACGGCCACGTGGCGACCGCGAACGGCAGCGTCAGCAATGCCGCGCAGGACAGCGTGGCCGCGGCGACCGCGCCAGCCGGCAGGCCGGTGAGATGACGTCGCACCATGTTCGCGCCAATGCCATAGAGGAACGCGGCCGTCGTGCCCGCCGCCACCGCCCAGCCGATGCTCGCGCCCCCGACCTTGCCGCTGGCCAGCACCACCACGCCGGCGAAGCCCGCGAACAGCGCCACCGCACGCCGCTTGCCGATGCGCTCCCCGTAGAACAGGAACGCCACCAGGGCGGTGAACAGCACCGTCATGCTGTTGGTGATCGCTCCGATGCCGGCCGGTGCACGTTGCGCCGCCCAGGCGAACAGCGAGAACGGCACCGCGGAGTTGATCACGCCGATCAGCGCCAGCTTTGGCCACAGCTTCGGACCGAAGGCCGCGCGCGCTCGCCACAGGAAGGGCATCAGCACGAGCGCTCCCAGGGCGAGCCGGAGCTCGACCAGGGGCAGCGCGCCAAAGTCCCTGGCGGCGATGCGCATGAACATGAAGGATGCACCCCAGATGGCGCCAAGCAGGCCCAGCTCGAGCGGCGTGAGCCACGCTCCTGCCAGGGGGGAAGGGGATGTCGTACGGGCGAGCGCGGGAGAGCTCATGGGGGTTGCCGGGTCCTTGGAAGGGAGGAAAGGCGGCGCCATGACAACAATGAAGTTGTTGTCTGATGGCCATTGTCGCCACCCGGGCCCAGGTCACAAGCGCATCCTTTTGAGGTCAGCCACAAATGTGATTTGAGGCTCGCCATGACCCTGCCGACGGACTGGCTCCCGGCCCTGGCGGCGTTCGAGTCCGCTGCCCGCCACCAGAACTTCGCCCAC includes these proteins:
- a CDS encoding CARDB domain-containing protein, with protein sequence MMALLGCQTPEPSAAGASEAANPLVTGPDFVVTELNAPSSVLPGDAFEVAATVCNQGGQGGSTQAALFLSADTVFSPQTDLPGGQLYLPYLAPGQCSRQTTRMSAQVPTNGVWYVGARLDSLGDENPGNNTRFSAPVGIGFKADFVVTSVKGPASVEPGQPLTARVTVCNQGTRSESTQVALLLSEDADIRLPSPSSSTKDSFVGEAPVPWLAPGQCSTVSISGNIYPPPTNTPNVRAFHLGAVVDPSQSIPEFVEDNAHPGYLLGVGKAPDFVITSVTGPTSLEHGQPLTARVTVCNQGTRIYDSRVALLLSEDEHLRLPSPSAPPEDQVVGSTPVPPLAPGQCTTVSISGNAYPPPPSTPDVRAFHLGAVVDPNYFPEELRTDNNTHPGYVLGVGSAPDFVISSVTGPASVDHGQPLTARVTVCNQGTRPSGNHVFLVLSADENIRLPSSSAPPEDQPVGDAPVPPLAPGQCATVSISSSSIYPPPSSTPDVRAFHLGAVLDPNDPSELRTDNNTHPGYVLGVGSAPDFVISSVKGPASVEHGQPLTAQVTVCNQGTRTRDTSVALVLSEDEHFLVPPPSGPPEDAFVGGTQVPPLAPGQCTTVSISGNIYPPPPSTPDVRAFHLGAMLNPNDPSELRTDNNTHPGYVLGVGYAPDFVISSVKGPASVDYGQPLSAQVTVCNQGTRARDTRVLLLLSQDEHLRLPSPSTPPEDQVVGDAPVPPLAPGQCATVPISSSSIYPPPPSTPDVRAFHLGAVVDPYYAPEELRTDNNTHPGYVLGVGYAPDFVISSVKGPASVEQGQPLSAQVTVCNQGTRIRDTRVFLLLSQDEHIRLPSPSMPPEDQVVGDAPVPPLAPGQCATVPISSSSIYPPPMSPPDVRAFHLGAVVDPYYAPEELRTDNNTHPGYVLGMGSAPDFVISSVKGPASVDHGQPLTAQVTVCNQGTRARGTRVFLLLSQDEHLRLPSPPMPPEDQIVNDAPVPPLAPGQCTTVPISSSSIYPPPTNTPDVRAFHLGAVLDPYYAPEELRTDNNTHPGYVLGVGYEADFVISSVKGPTSVDFGQPLTAQVTVCNQGTRTASTQVMLLLSQDEHLRLPSSSAPPEDAFVGGTSVPSLAPGQCTTVSISASSIHPPPSSPPDVRAFHLGAVLDPSVSPNELRTDNNTHPGYVLGVGYAPDFVITSVKGPASVEHGQPLSAQVTVCNQGTRRESTQVMLVLSQDEHLRLPSPSAPPEDQVVGGTPVSALAPNQCATVSISTSNIYPPPMSPPDARTFHLGAVVDPYYAPEELRTDNNTHPGYVLGVGYEADFVITSVQGPASVEHGQPLSAQVTVCNQGTSRHDSRVFLLLSEDENIRLPSYPGPLEDQVVGDAPVPPLAPNQCATVSISASSVYPPPMSPPGTRTFHLGAVMDPNHVPEEFRTDNNTHPGYLLSVGQDADFVITSVESPVFVRSGQSLTTQVNVCNQGTLAASTRVSVLLSTDATLHLPSPPAPLTDVIVGEAQTGLLQPGWCETVSITGNASPPPSSNPDTQGLAYVGAAVNVDQMNPELRVDNNTLLGGWLYIAP
- a CDS encoding matrixin family metalloprotease, coding for MTKKLTRSWVVPFALLGLAGCAKPGSDEAPAPASGDAHATAWVPGTPVPAQAHAEGTGHTMEMDWIRRDGSIDDLTDHSALIVSGRVESTRYDVVRAWAQSKVEGQPTGPESGIYSDLPVTIATVRIGDIARSSQEFKTASGGTVAQGSTVEIMFPGGLLSDGCTIAPQDSLLPAVGAQAVFFLVPPGGTKPLATRSMEGLYSVVGGPVGQFQVKDGLIQDAGSQRHAAATEGYAGKPVSALLERVASRAKAVQYLGPDLPRLAMLDERPSQGPSAQSWCGIPLFPHKWCRKPTNITFTDYSSTKWPVGDGMNEWMYNNYNNSLYLHWRASGTSDVMVYENNYGANGWYGYATYNAASASCMASAIIQLNTYYYSGWHYGKTVSTHEIGHVLGLNHHRDCNSIMYYNPTACAANITTCDMQAVSERYPY
- a CDS encoding TetR/AcrR family transcriptional regulator — encoded protein: MFEHFGTRAGLLIALYRDYDERQTLAMRAALETNGRTLEDVAGIVSAAYIDCVLTAGPEFGAIFAARSATEEMEDFRQSLRDSYVAEYREAFARFVKLPRQEGQVLMEGILGASEALAQAAASGRTSREQAIAALSRIMLGALSAPDRP
- a CDS encoding helicase-related protein, yielding MSHRRQSTTPSLPLSTLDGRSFGRPGDEFEENLEGKWIPQADDYTRIIALVKRIEQGLSVDAEGLGIAPRQVDYYTQAAQILGLVSAKNRLLAAGRALLSLQDDPTRRARLALAFENSRCGRAWTKWFGVTSLAEVNPKSATEFITARTDLGGATVGRRASTLETWMDAWMYFHPAVQKDRDPAQARKAHALGHTAVLDSGQSRLVVQALGPGTSLLRCATAYLSVGGYELLVEPLREAELRLLVGSDSAFTSVSQIITDFRRSITEGVPTLDKKEAIQDLQRGVVTGRVKVRIFDPRYKPRLHAKIYIFDEYAAYVASANLSKSGLQTNIEGGFSVREPDAIAYYRNQFDSLFQKGVELTQEVLRELEESWAFAPLTTPYLLYLRVLIELFPGVPELTRETQRRLADYQELTVGAVLRALVEQRGALLISPTGTGKTVMACYAAKVLFLRRDVQRIIVICPNARLHRMWEEEFHRFGLPVKVVTHGIVQGKGAPAEGHATRLGRIHGGARETDLVIVDECHAFRNVRTNGFENLNSLLDRREGPGVPRLLLLSATPMSRGLDDLNALLQLVSEPPLEKIEDLVSARRVVNITLPFIIKRFGIKKSGHSGGGLRFGNEVRYFGRIQVRTLSYQSPAEQVFDLISKMDFRFRWLPDEMEELRAAGDVAFPQGEIVESAAFLKLLLLRRAESSPGAIRQTIDRLLASDESRLAPESREELNANLRELRRLTQSTVNDTKLTELVRVLKERVGRRRVLVFSLWTDTVEYLVSALSRELPGAKIEALTGRLNTKERGRLIRRFAPSAQGRSRRVRHDDIDVLVATDAIAEGENLQDADVVVNYDLPWTPLCLIQRVGRVDRPTKKLRDIEVLNFYPENELFEQLLQLRRRLEDRSRMYEKMSRTQVVGETERNLAHVDENDIGLICEFYKSAVDFERIREKCTRVPTSAYLLDRAGASKRDVTRASSLPIGVCSCRSGPRPGIFALLRMGTELRCVFWPADGGPPEESPGNQAHDLLLEYVRVSPETAQLDEPSTFRQELEALVQQWAENHRPKGDEVSVVCAESIVPKRTDMP
- a CDS encoding DMT family transporter yields the protein MAPPFLPSKDPATPMSSPALARTTSPSPLAGAWLTPLELGLLGAIWGASFMFMRIAARDFGALPLVELRLALGALVLMPFLWRARAAFGPKLWPKLALIGVINSAVPFSLFAWAAQRAPAGIGAITNSMTVLFTALVAFLFYGERIGKRRAVALFAGFAGVVVLASGKVGGASIGWAVAAGTTAAFLYGIGANMVRRHLTGLPAGAVAAATLSCAALLTLPFAVATWPSHPIPAVSWLSAAALGVICSGIAYTLYYRLIQRIGAARAVTVTYLVPLFAVAWAWLMLGEPLTGTMLSAGALILGSVALSQRKSA